The bacterium DNA segment CTTGAACTGCAGGTCCTTTCTTTGTGTTGAGCATACGCGCCTGAAGATAGGTCTGTGAACACAGTTTTGGCATCAGACCACCAAGCGCAGAAATTTCATACACAATATGACCTTTGCCGACACCGCCTACTGCCGGATTACAAGGCATGGTTCCTATTTTTTTTGAATTGATGGTCAAAAGCAAAGTACGGGATCCCATCTTGCTTGAAGCATATGCGGCTTCAATGCCAGCATGGCCACCTCCAACGACGATGACATCAAAATCGAAAGATCTTATTTTATTACTCATTGTCAAAACTACAAATTTAAAAGGCCTATTTTCATGATAGATGATTATGTCAAAAGATTCAAATTTAAAACCATAGCTTGCAATCAAAAAACTTTGAAGCCAAACTTTTTAAATTGGCTATACTTAGGAAAAACTGTTTCCAGGTTCTAAGACCAGTATGAACGAAAAGACAAAGAAAATAGTTGATTCTATTGCTCGCACGCCCGGTGTTTATTTTTTCAAGAATAAAGATGGCATTATTTTGTATATTGGCAAAGCAAAAAATCTTAATGACCGAGTAAAATCATACTTTGCACAACAACCACACGACTGGAAATTGGCAGGCTTGTTGTCTGAATTTGAAACGATCGAGACCGTCAAAACGCATAACGAAATAGAGGCCTTACTTCTTGAAGCAGAGCTTATTAAAATACATAAACCGAAATATAATACCCTCTTGAAAGAGGGAAATCCTTTTGTGTATATTCTAAAAACCGATGAACCAGTCGCTGATTTACAGATTGTCAGAACAAAAAAACAGAAAGGTCTTTATTTCGGTCCATTTTTGCAAAAAAAGGAGGCTCGAAGCGTTGTTGCGTTTTTGAAAGATAGTTTTACTCTTAATAGATGCAACAAGAAGATTGAAAACGGATGTCTTGATTATCATCTGGGTCGATGCGCTGGAACATGTAAAAGAGATTTTGATACAGAAGGTTATAACATCAGAATGGAGCTTGCAGTCAACGTGTTGAAAAACGATAAAAATGCATTTATCGACACTCTCAAAACACACATCAAACAGTACAGTGTCGATCTTGCATTTGAAAAGGCACGAAATTTACAAAAATACCTTGAAGGGCTTGAAGTTATTTTTAATACCATCAAAACAAAATTTTCTGTTGAAAAATACGAATCAGAGCTTATACGGATCTTATATCCGCAGGAGCTTGGCGAAGGATCTACGCAGATTAACTTGCAACTGCAAACTTTTTTAAAAACTGAAAAACCGATTCGAACAATCGACTGCTTTGACATATCGCATATGCAAGGACAAGACATTGTCGGTTCATGTGTCAGATTCACCGATGGCAGGCCCGACAAAAATAAGTTCCGTAAATTTAGACTCAAAACAGTCACCCAGCAGAATGATTATGCAGCATTGCAAGAGATTGTCATACGCCGATACAAAGATAAAACAGAGATTCCAGATCTTGTTGTTATTGACGGAGGCAAAGGCCAGCTTTCAGCCGTAAAACAGATTTTGCCCGATGCTTTGATTATCAGTTTAGCAAAACGGGAAGAACGCATCTTTGGGTCCTGGGATCCGGATGGTATCAGATTAGATCTGCATGATCCGGTAGGAAAACTGTTGATCGCACTCAGAGATTACACCCACCACTTTGCAATATCATTCCACCGATTGCGCAGGAAAAATAGCATCAAAGAATAAATCATTGCATTTTGAATTACTGGCTCACTATATTCAACATAGTATTGTCTGTTTTGAAAAAGGCCTGTATTAATGGTAAAAAATATTTTTTCATGGTTATGATTGCAAGCAGTACTTGCAACTTTTTACATGCAGATGAAATAATAACTCTTGCAACCAAACACAATGCTGATACTGTTCAAAAACAGTTTTTAAAAGAAGCAGAGGGTATCAAAAAAATTGAAAAAGTAGAAAGATCTCAAACAATCGATAATGAACTAAAAACTATACATTCGTTTTTTATCTTGACTAACGCAGGCACGCTGTTTGAAGTTAGCCCGAACGGCCAAATTAATTGGACAATGGATAATCTCTCATACTTTACATTCAAAAATAGAACCTTAAAAAACATTGCAGATGCATTATCTATAAAAAGCACTGAAGATGCATTATCTATTAAAAATGAAACTATTATTTCTTCTGGTTATATGCTGGCAATCGACAACAAAAATCATCTGCTTGTACCACGTCTTACTATCAAAAATAGTGCCTACACTAAAGATCTAATCAAAATCGAAAAAATCTGTAATACACCGATTCACTTGCTTGACAGTCTTGAGTTTGAACATAATACCTTTGCAATTATTGGCAGCACCTGGCCAAATATTCATCTGGTTCATGTGCCAATAAACTTAAATTCACTCATAATAACGGGTAAACCTTATAAGCAAACAGGCGATAATTCCGCAAATTACAGCCGCATTACATTTTTAAAAAATGCATATCTTTTAGCTGTCGGCAATGAGCAAGAAAAGGATCCCTATATTATTTATGGGCAGATTGAAAAAGAACCATCGCAACTGAGAAAAGTAAAAACTGATTATTGTGCGGTTATTATTAAAAAAATGGCGTTTAAAGAAAGTATTACCAAGCAAAACATTATATACCCTATGCCATTCAAAGCAGAATATTTTAAAATTGATGATGAACTTGTAGAAAAAAAAGCTTATACCTCCGAACAATTTACTACTCAAAAAGAACTCTGTAGATTCCACAACATTCCCGTCGACGGATCGCACGTTCCATTTTTAATCGATTATAAAAGTGACAAAGACTGGGCGATTCTTGCTCATACAAAAAATGGCTGCCAACTTATTACCAACTCGAAAAAATCAGCGCATGCTATCATAACATTTGCCAAAAAAATTAATTTTGAAGATATTTTTGCAATCGAAAAAAGTGAAGAACAGACAAACTTTTATTCCAAAAAAGGTCGTTTTTACCTCACACAAAATGAGACCACTGCTCAGTTCGCAAACGACAGTGATAATAAAACAAGTATTGTTGCAGCAGCGGGAGCCTCTATTGACGACGAAAATGTTTATGTTATAGAAAACACATATGAAAAACATACATTTTTCGGCTCACTATTGAATAAAATATATGGCCCTACAGAATCAACTTTGAAAGTAATTAAAAGAACAGATGTCGACAACAAACAGAAGGGAAAAGGTAAGGATGCAAAAAAATCGAACATGCTAGTAAGCCTTGATTCTCCTGAAAAAATACCGACAATTACACAAAAAAATGTCAAAACGGTTGATGATTTTACAAAAATCCTTGAAAAAGAGGTAGATAAAAATTCAGTTGAAAAACTTGTCGAGGCAACTGATCAACTGCTTACGCTTCCAGAGAAAATCGAGCAACCAGCAGATGAATTTCAACCTGCAGTTGACCCAAAATTACTTTTTAACATGAATAAAAATAATCAGATCAGAACATTACTTGCAAAAAATAAAAATTCTGATGTTATCAAACAGGATATCGCTTCGTTTGCACAGACTGCAATTTTGTTTGCTCCAGCAAAGCTAAAAAAACTGGCTTCTGATTTTCTTGCACTAAAAAAAGACTATGGAACTGAGATTGAAAAAAGATATTACCAAGCATTCAAAAATGAACTTGATTTTTTAAAAGCACTTGTGAAAAAAAGATACTGGTATTTTAAACAGGTAGAGCTTGAATCTCTTTTTACATTGAATACAAACAAAGTCTTTAAATTATTACATAAAAGTACAGGTTATCAACTAAGTGGTATAGGACAAAATTTCAATGTAGATAATATCGAAAATACACTTACTCCAGATGAAATGAAAATTGTATCTTTGATAAGTAGTTTCAGTCAAACTCATTTTATCAACGATGGAAATTATTGCACAAAAAAAACAGATGAGTTGGCATCTGAACATATTTTTAAAGGATGGGTTGCCTCACAAGCGGGAGCACATTTCAATATCATCAATTTTTGTGAATGGCAAGACATTATTATTACTGTTGACCAAAACACTCAAGAAAATGGTTATGGCAACACAAGAGACGGAAATAATATAAATACAAAAATACGAAAATTATGGGAAACATTTTACAATGAAAAAAAAGCATTACCGTCATATCAAGAAATAAGAAAAAGGAAAAACAAAAATCCACGCTATGTAAAATTAATGCACCAAGAAAAACTGGTAGGCTATTTTGACCAGATACTCTATAAAAAACGCATGCAGCTGATTTTGCAACCATTTTTGAAGGTCGTTGAAACAATTGGTAAAAAAGAAAACAAATCTATTGTGCTTTACAGCACCAATCTCAATGCGTATGAACACAGATATCCAGACTTTATGTGCGAATATGAAAATAAAACCAACCAGCCATTGGAAACCATATGTTTTGAGCTTCAAAAAGAGATTTATCGCAAATACTTGCAAACCCATGAAAATACCTCGATCAAAGCTATCTATTTTGCAGAGCGTAAGTGTAAAAAAGATGGCCAACAACCAAGCCAAAAGACAAACGAGTTAGAAACAATCAGCAACACGACTATTTACAAAACAAATGTACCTCCGGCAGCAAAACTGTTTGATCAAGAAGATACAATCGTGATATCAAATGTTCCATCAGAAGGATTTGTCCAGGTTGGAAATGATTTTTGGATGGGGCAAGAACATGAATTTTCAATGTCAGCGCAACGTGCAGATCACTCGTTCATCACGACCTATCAAAATCCGTATATTAACCAACAGCTGCTTGAAAATATGGTCTTTGTTGACACTGAAGAATGAAAGTAAAACAATGGAAAGGACTTGCAATGTGTAAGCTCGAAAAAATACCGCAGGATATAAATAAAATATATCTGCTAGGCCATGATAATGGTTTGGAATATACACACTAGGTATAGGATATCTATATTTCAAGTTATTATTATTGTCTGTTTTGAAAAAGGCCTGGACTTATGATAAAAAAACATTTTTTCATAGTTATGATTATAAGCAACACCTGCAATTTGCTGAACGCAGAAGAAATGATAACTATTGCAACTAAACACGATGCTGATACTATTCAAAAACAGTTTTTAAAGGAAGCAAATAGCATCAAAAAAATTGAAAAAGTAAAAAACGACTACTTTATTTTAACAGCAAAAAATAAGCTTTTCCAATACAGCATACCTGGCAAACTCAGACTAATTCAGAAAAATTGCACACAATTTACATTTATAAAAAATTTTTCACAAAGGACTATGCAAACATTTAAAACAAAGGATAATCCCCATAGAAAAACTACACTTTTACATTTAGATAGCCTCGGCATATCATTGCCAGCTTATGAAGCAAAAGATGCACTTATTTATATAAATAAGAATCGAAATCTAAAAATTCCAATTATTGAATTTAATTTCGTTAAAAATAAGCTTCAAAAACAGGAGTCTACTTTAGAAAAACATTGTGACTTTAAAGTTGATATTTTGCGATCAATTTTAATAAACAAAAAGCCTTATCTTTTTATCGGAAGTAAAGAAAAATTGTATCTCATAAACGTACCTTTAAAAAACAAATCTCTGAAAAATGGTAATTTTACCATAGGTCAATATAAAGACTTGTCAACTAATGAAAAAGAATACCATGACCACCTCTTGATGGAATCAGTAGAGATTCTTACCGTACCAGAAAAAACAGCTGATTCAACCTTTTTTATAACTGGTTATTTTAACAACATTGGAGACTATCGGGTAGTAAAAATCGTATTAAATTTTGATAAAAAGCAAAAAAAGATTAGTCCTCAAAAAACACTTTTGTGCTCTTTTGAGAAAAAATTAATTACAAACTCCTCTCCATTG contains these protein-coding regions:
- a CDS encoding DUF4804 domain-containing protein, producing the protein MVMIASSTCNFLHADEIITLATKHNADTVQKQFLKEAEGIKKIEKVERSQTIDNELKTIHSFFILTNAGTLFEVSPNGQINWTMDNLSYFTFKNRTLKNIADALSIKSTEDALSIKNETIISSGYMLAIDNKNHLLVPRLTIKNSAYTKDLIKIEKICNTPIHLLDSLEFEHNTFAIIGSTWPNIHLVHVPINLNSLIITGKPYKQTGDNSANYSRITFLKNAYLLAVGNEQEKDPYIIYGQIEKEPSQLRKVKTDYCAVIIKKMAFKESITKQNIIYPMPFKAEYFKIDDELVEKKAYTSEQFTTQKELCRFHNIPVDGSHVPFLIDYKSDKDWAILAHTKNGCQLITNSKKSAHAIITFAKKINFEDIFAIEKSEEQTNFYSKKGRFYLTQNETTAQFANDSDNKTSIVAAAGASIDDENVYVIENTYEKHTFFGSLLNKIYGPTESTLKVIKRTDVDNKQKGKGKDAKKSNMLVSLDSPEKIPTITQKNVKTVDDFTKILEKEVDKNSVEKLVEATDQLLTLPEKIEQPADEFQPAVDPKLLFNMNKNNQIRTLLAKNKNSDVIKQDIASFAQTAILFAPAKLKKLASDFLALKKDYGTEIEKRYYQAFKNELDFLKALVKKRYWYFKQVELESLFTLNTNKVFKLLHKSTGYQLSGIGQNFNVDNIENTLTPDEMKIVSLISSFSQTHFINDGNYCTKKTDELASEHIFKGWVASQAGAHFNIINFCEWQDIIITVDQNTQENGYGNTRDGNNINTKIRKLWETFYNEKKALPSYQEIRKRKNKNPRYVKLMHQEKLVGYFDQILYKKRMQLILQPFLKVVETIGKKENKSIVLYSTNLNAYEHRYPDFMCEYENKTNQPLETICFELQKEIYRKYLQTHENTSIKAIYFAERKCKKDGQQPSQKTNELETISNTTIYKTNVPPAAKLFDQEDTIVISNVPSEGFVQVGNDFWMGQEHEFSMSAQRADHSFITTYQNPYINQQLLENMVFVDTEE
- a CDS encoding GIY-YIG nuclease family protein; protein product: MNEKTKKIVDSIARTPGVYFFKNKDGIILYIGKAKNLNDRVKSYFAQQPHDWKLAGLLSEFETIETVKTHNEIEALLLEAELIKIHKPKYNTLLKEGNPFVYILKTDEPVADLQIVRTKKQKGLYFGPFLQKKEARSVVAFLKDSFTLNRCNKKIENGCLDYHLGRCAGTCKRDFDTEGYNIRMELAVNVLKNDKNAFIDTLKTHIKQYSVDLAFEKARNLQKYLEGLEVIFNTIKTKFSVEKYESELIRILYPQELGEGSTQINLQLQTFLKTEKPIRTIDCFDISHMQGQDIVGSCVRFTDGRPDKNKFRKFRLKTVTQQNDYAALQEIVIRRYKDKTEIPDLVVIDGGKGQLSAVKQILPDALIISLAKREERIFGSWDPDGIRLDLHDPVGKLLIALRDYTHHFAISFHRLRRKNSIKE